Proteins encoded together in one Acidobacteriota bacterium window:
- a CDS encoding insulinase family protein codes for MIRRPACPLVVLSLLVAAGCGGSERMDDMVLLPVPEDPTVSFDLWFAVGSLDDPPGKEGLAYVTGQLLAQGATANNSYEEILEKLYPLAASYDVRVDKEMTTLTGRVHRDKLDEYLPLLVDAFLRPAFREDDFERVRSDALNYVRNTLRYASDEELGKAALWLDVFEGTGYAHPVQGTVAGLEAISLDDVKRFYAEHFTRDNLVIGVGGGYDDAVVERLREARASLPAGRPAARPAPEPRPLEGRRVLLVSKPGADASISFGFPIDVRRGDPDFYALWVANSWLGEHRNSSSHLYQVIREARGLNYGDYSYIEAFPEGGQRTMPPTNVGRRQQLFEVWIRTLPNEQAHFALRAAVRELAHLVDHGLTEEQFELTRSFLSKYVLHFADTTAARLGYAIDDRFYGIEGSHLENFRRRLADLTLEEVNAAIRRHLQYRNLDIAIVTGDAERLAEALASDAPSPISYAAPKPPEILAEDEEIATYPLKIPRDRIRIVPVTEIFER; via the coding sequence TGCGGAGGATCGGAGCGGATGGACGACATGGTGCTGCTTCCGGTTCCTGAGGATCCGACCGTCTCCTTCGACCTGTGGTTCGCGGTCGGTTCGCTGGACGATCCGCCGGGCAAGGAAGGGCTCGCGTACGTGACCGGACAGCTGCTGGCGCAAGGCGCGACCGCCAACAACAGCTACGAGGAGATCCTCGAGAAGCTGTATCCCCTGGCCGCCAGCTACGACGTGCGCGTCGACAAGGAGATGACGACGCTCACCGGCCGCGTGCACCGGGACAAGCTGGACGAGTACCTCCCCCTCCTGGTGGACGCCTTCCTGCGCCCCGCGTTCCGGGAGGACGACTTCGAGCGGGTGCGCAGCGACGCTCTCAACTACGTCCGCAACACTCTCCGCTACGCGTCGGACGAGGAACTGGGAAAGGCGGCCCTCTGGCTGGACGTCTTCGAAGGAACCGGATACGCGCACCCGGTCCAGGGCACCGTCGCCGGCCTCGAGGCCATCTCCTTGGACGACGTGAAGCGGTTCTACGCCGAGCACTTCACCCGAGACAACCTCGTCATCGGCGTCGGCGGCGGGTACGACGACGCGGTCGTCGAGCGCCTTCGCGAAGCCCGGGCATCCCTTCCGGCCGGCCGGCCGGCGGCGCGGCCGGCACCGGAACCCCGGCCCCTGGAGGGCCGGCGGGTCCTCCTCGTCAGCAAGCCCGGAGCCGACGCTTCGATCAGCTTCGGCTTCCCCATCGACGTCCGGCGGGGCGATCCCGATTTCTACGCCCTGTGGGTGGCCAACTCCTGGCTCGGCGAGCACCGCAACTCTTCGAGCCACCTCTACCAGGTGATCCGGGAGGCGCGCGGCCTCAACTACGGCGACTACTCCTACATCGAGGCCTTCCCCGAGGGGGGCCAGCGAACGATGCCCCCGACGAACGTGGGCCGGCGGCAGCAGCTCTTCGAGGTCTGGATCCGCACCTTGCCCAACGAGCAGGCGCACTTCGCGCTGCGGGCCGCCGTCCGGGAGCTGGCTCATCTCGTCGACCACGGCCTCACGGAGGAGCAGTTCGAGCTGACGCGGTCTTTCCTCAGCAAGTACGTGCTCCACTTCGCCGACACGACGGCGGCCCGGCTGGGTTACGCCATCGACGACCGCTTCTACGGAATCGAAGGAAGCCACCTGGAGAACTTCAGGCGCCGCCTGGCCGACCTGACGCTGGAGGAGGTCAACGCCGCGATCCGGCGGCATCTCCAGTACCGCAACCTGGACATCGCCATCGTGACCGGGGACGCGGAGCGGCTCGCGGAGGCGCTGGCGTCCGACGCCCCCAGCCCGATCAGCTACGCGGCACCGAAGCCGCCGGAGATCCTGGCCGAAGACGAGGAGATCGCCACCTACCCGCTGAAGATCCCGCGCGACCGGATCCGCATCGTTCCGGTGACCGAGATCTTCGAGCGCTGA